In Pedobacter sp. W3I1, one DNA window encodes the following:
- a CDS encoding phosphatidylserine decarboxylase family protein → MTIHKEGYTTIALSILFIFVINAVVDYKYHDITWLRWFIYIFSAVLFIIVLQFFRNPSRSFSSGENLVICPADGKVVVIEETEEGEYFKDKRLQVSIFMSPVNVHINRNPISGVVKFFKYHPGKYLAAWNPKSSTENERTTTVVEHKNGTPVLFRQIAGALARRIVWYVKEGDQVIQAEQFGFIKFGSRVDVFLPVGTKVNVELNQVVKGGITTLATLS, encoded by the coding sequence ATGACCATACATAAAGAAGGCTACACCACAATTGCCTTAAGCATATTGTTTATTTTCGTAATCAACGCAGTAGTCGATTATAAATATCACGACATCACCTGGTTGCGCTGGTTCATTTACATCTTTTCGGCTGTATTATTTATCATTGTACTGCAGTTTTTCCGTAACCCAAGCCGCAGCTTTTCTTCAGGCGAGAACCTGGTCATTTGCCCGGCGGATGGTAAAGTGGTGGTAATCGAGGAAACAGAAGAAGGCGAATACTTTAAAGATAAACGTTTACAGGTTTCGATTTTTATGTCGCCGGTAAATGTTCACATTAACCGTAATCCGATTTCGGGAGTGGTGAAGTTCTTTAAATATCACCCGGGGAAATATCTGGCGGCATGGAATCCAAAATCATCAACAGAGAACGAACGTACCACAACTGTTGTGGAGCATAAAAATGGCACTCCTGTATTGTTCCGTCAAATTGCAGGTGCTTTAGCACGTAGAATTGTATGGTATGTAAAAGAAGGCGATCAGGTGATACAAGCCGAGCAGTTCGGTTTCATCAAATTCGGCTCGAGGGTTGATGTATTTTTGCCCGTAGGTACAAAGGTTAACGTAGAGCTTAATCAGGTTGTAAAAGGTGGAATAACTACGCTAGCGACTTTAAGTTAA
- a CDS encoding mechanosensitive ion channel family protein gives MLDSAFFDQVFWGNTVKAYFLFGGILFLGLVFKKIVSKLLSGLLFKLFRNFSNQSHNDAFVALLVKPIEVFILLTTLYLSINQLKHPLEVAVFHYSKLIGKVKELIPVTIGDCIDRIFLFGIILSVFWIILRIIDFITHVLLYKASLTDNKADDQLVPFLKELFKTVVIFIGFFTLLGFVFEVNVLTLITGLGIGGIAIALAAKESLENLIGSFTIFLDKPFTVGDLVKVDGVEGTVEKVGFRSTRIRTSEKTMATIPNRGMIDGVLENLSLRNSRKVSFVIGLTYETNSASLRKIISEIESYVNNHEGTSDDGNASFKSFGDSGLNVEVNYFVTVLNYVEFLKIRQEINLEIMDIVIRNKSDFAYPTQRLISDRPAASDKEEVGNDAMD, from the coding sequence ATGTTAGATTCTGCTTTTTTCGACCAGGTTTTTTGGGGCAACACCGTTAAGGCCTATTTTCTTTTCGGGGGAATACTTTTTTTAGGCTTAGTTTTCAAAAAAATTGTTTCTAAGCTGTTAAGCGGGCTGCTGTTTAAGCTTTTCAGAAACTTTTCAAACCAATCGCATAACGATGCTTTCGTTGCCTTATTGGTAAAGCCTATTGAGGTTTTTATTCTGTTAACTACACTTTATCTTTCCATAAACCAGTTAAAACACCCTTTAGAGGTGGCTGTATTTCATTACAGTAAATTAATTGGCAAGGTTAAAGAATTAATACCTGTAACCATTGGCGATTGTATTGACCGGATATTTTTATTTGGGATCATCCTATCTGTTTTTTGGATTATTTTAAGAATAATCGACTTCATTACCCATGTTTTGTTATATAAAGCATCGCTTACGGACAATAAGGCTGACGATCAACTGGTACCTTTCTTAAAGGAGCTTTTTAAAACCGTTGTAATCTTTATCGGTTTTTTCACCCTTCTGGGTTTTGTTTTCGAGGTAAATGTATTAACGCTGATTACCGGATTGGGTATTGGTGGTATTGCCATTGCTTTAGCCGCTAAAGAGAGCTTAGAGAACTTAATAGGTTCATTCACCATCTTTTTAGATAAACCTTTTACCGTTGGCGACCTTGTAAAGGTTGACGGTGTAGAAGGCACAGTTGAAAAGGTTGGTTTCAGGAGTACAAGGATCAGGACTTCTGAAAAAACCATGGCTACCATACCCAATAGAGGGATGATTGATGGTGTTTTAGAAAACCTCTCTCTGAGGAATTCCCGGAAAGTATCTTTTGTGATCGGACTTACCTACGAAACCAATTCGGCATCGCTAAGAAAAATCATTAGCGAAATAGAAAGTTATGTCAACAATCATGAAGGTACCAGCGATGATGGAAATGCTTCTTTTAAAAGCTTTGGCGATTCTGGCTTGAACGTAGAGGTTAATTATTTTGTAACCGTACTTAATTATGTCGAGTTCCTTAAAATCAGGCAGGAAATCAATCTGGAAATTATGGATATCGTTATCCGGAATAAATCAGATTTTGCTTATCCTACGCAGCGTTTAATTAGTGATAGGCCAGCCGCGAGTGATAAAGAAGAGGTAGGTAATGATGCTATGGATTAG
- a CDS encoding 30S ribosomal protein S16: MATKIRLQRFGKKGKPFFHVVVADSRSPRDGKFIERLGSYNPNTNPATIEINFEKTLAWVNSGAQPTDTARAILSYKGVLYKKHLEGGVKKGALTQEQADEKFAAWLDAKAGKISGKTEGLATSKADVRKAALAAEAKKKEDKAAAIAAKNAPVAEEVVEEEVTEEAPAVEAEATEEAPAAEPTKEEGAE; this comes from the coding sequence ATGGCAACTAAAATCAGATTGCAAAGATTCGGTAAAAAAGGAAAACCTTTTTTCCACGTTGTGGTAGCAGATTCCCGCTCTCCACGTGATGGTAAATTTATTGAGCGTTTAGGTTCTTATAACCCAAACACCAATCCTGCTACCATCGAAATTAACTTCGAAAAAACTTTAGCTTGGGTAAACAGTGGTGCACAACCAACTGATACAGCTCGTGCCATCCTTTCTTACAAAGGTGTTTTATACAAAAAACACTTAGAAGGTGGTGTAAAAAAAGGAGCTTTAACTCAAGAACAGGCAGATGAGAAATTTGCTGCTTGGTTAGATGCTAAAGCAGGTAAAATTTCTGGTAAAACAGAAGGTTTAGCTACTTCTAAAGCAGATGTGCGTAAAGCAGCATTAGCGGCAGAAGCTAAGAAAAAAGAAGATAAAGCAGCAGCTATCGCAGCTAAAAATGCACCGGTTGCAGAAGAGGTTGTTGAAGAAGAAGTTACTGAAGAAGCACCAGCTGTTGAAGCTGAAGCAACTGAAGAAGCTCCTGCAGCAGAACCTACTAAAGAAGAAGGAGCTGAATAA
- a CDS encoding 5'(3')-deoxyribonucleotidase: protein MERIAIDMDEVIADALGKFIKLYNRDFNVPLDLKIDAGNEIYHHVPQEVNQKWFEYINEPGFFRDLEVIADSQRVIKALQEKYDVYIVSAAMEFRNSLVDKYDWMAEHFPFVDWQHIMFCGNKIVNVDIIIDDRIKNFANFAGRPLLFTSPHNLLITEYERVNTWEEVASLLL, encoded by the coding sequence ATGGAGAGAATTGCGATTGATATGGACGAGGTGATTGCCGATGCCCTTGGAAAATTTATTAAACTGTATAACCGGGACTTTAACGTTCCCTTAGATTTAAAAATTGATGCCGGAAACGAAATTTACCACCACGTTCCGCAAGAAGTTAATCAAAAATGGTTTGAATATATAAATGAACCCGGTTTTTTCCGCGATCTTGAAGTTATTGCAGATAGCCAACGGGTAATTAAAGCTTTACAAGAGAAATATGATGTTTACATTGTTTCGGCGGCGATGGAGTTCCGTAATTCATTGGTTGATAAGTACGACTGGATGGCCGAACATTTTCCTTTCGTTGATTGGCAACACATTATGTTCTGCGGAAATAAAATTGTGAATGTTGACATTATTATCGACGATCGCATTAAAAACTTTGCAAATTTTGCCGGCAGGCCATTGTTATTTACCTCTCCACATAATTTATTGATCACCGAATACGAGCGCGTAAATACCTGGGAGGAAGTAGCGAGTTTGTTGCTATAA
- a CDS encoding 7TM diverse intracellular signaling domain-containing protein: MRIIYLISFLLFPLFSCAQTANQSISVVSGYAIDQNSSWTSGMLQQQKFQPFKQGSKVNIGYNKDAAVWCRFTVKNASASQSNKTWLCFNNNHIDSLSLYDGSVIKTIGDRTVGRSPFIETLAFEINLQPGEERLLWVRVKKETSFLDFSYSLEDQAYLESKSSQKTALTSFFIGMVFLLLMINGILFLMTKNRLYVYYIGYSILTVFYTAITTNFAKHVLFPAFRFFSEGRVYTGALWYIALSIFLGHFLKLKENQPVKHKLIIVLGSINFLLILISISLLVFYKDFEFRHFFVFGYIIFLASIVILFWSALTHLKIEKTQATYALLAFAPQFVWGACLILKTFEIIPKSLGDNWMLFISLYEVFLFGYVLSRNYIDIFFKNNELMQQVIFEKESSLRAISEVQLRERRNIANIIHDNVGSKIAHIIHLFDMKNAELAKQTINELAEDIREISHKILPKALDEGALISSLKSQISSLNAGLTDAKIELFCYDFPDKIDEKWIYDLYLIALEIINNALKHGNAELITIELYKYPKNYHFQFTDDGFGFDLQKTIKGFGLENIEKRVNYYKGNFEISSVKNEGTIIQIDIPSNN, translated from the coding sequence ATGAGAATAATCTACTTGATTAGCTTTCTGCTATTCCCGCTATTCTCTTGTGCACAAACCGCAAACCAATCAATATCGGTAGTATCCGGCTACGCTATAGACCAAAACTCATCGTGGACGAGCGGAATGCTCCAACAACAAAAATTTCAGCCGTTTAAGCAGGGCAGCAAAGTTAACATCGGCTACAACAAAGATGCCGCGGTATGGTGCAGATTTACTGTAAAAAATGCAAGCGCTTCACAAAGCAATAAAACATGGCTATGTTTTAACAATAACCATATCGATAGCCTTAGCCTTTATGATGGTAGCGTAATTAAAACCATAGGTGACAGAACGGTTGGCCGGAGTCCGTTTATCGAAACCCTGGCATTTGAAATTAACCTGCAGCCAGGCGAAGAACGATTGCTTTGGGTGCGGGTTAAAAAAGAAACTTCCTTTTTAGATTTTTCTTATAGTTTAGAAGATCAGGCTTATTTAGAAAGCAAATCATCTCAAAAAACAGCGTTGACTTCCTTTTTTATCGGTATGGTGTTTTTGCTGCTCATGATCAATGGAATATTGTTTTTGATGACCAAAAACAGGTTATATGTTTATTACATTGGTTATTCTATACTAACTGTGTTTTATACAGCAATTACAACCAACTTCGCCAAGCATGTTTTATTTCCAGCGTTTAGGTTTTTTAGCGAGGGCCGGGTTTACACCGGAGCACTTTGGTACATTGCCCTGAGTATTTTTCTTGGGCATTTTTTAAAGCTAAAAGAAAATCAGCCTGTTAAACATAAACTGATCATAGTACTTGGTAGCATAAACTTTTTACTGATTTTAATTTCGATTTCGTTATTGGTGTTTTATAAGGACTTTGAATTCCGGCACTTTTTTGTGTTTGGCTACATCATATTCCTGGCGTCTATCGTCATACTTTTCTGGTCGGCATTAACGCATCTAAAAATTGAAAAAACCCAGGCTACTTATGCGCTTCTTGCTTTTGCTCCGCAGTTTGTATGGGGTGCTTGTTTAATTTTAAAGACATTTGAAATTATTCCAAAATCACTGGGCGATAATTGGATGTTGTTTATCAGTCTTTATGAGGTGTTTTTGTTCGGATACGTTTTATCTAGAAATTACATCGATATTTTTTTTAAGAACAACGAACTGATGCAACAGGTTATTTTTGAAAAAGAGAGTTCGTTGAGGGCCATTAGTGAAGTTCAGCTGCGTGAGCGGAGAAACATCGCTAACATTATTCACGACAATGTAGGGAGTAAGATTGCCCATATTATTCATCTTTTCGACATGAAGAATGCCGAGCTTGCCAAGCAAACAATAAACGAACTGGCTGAAGACATCAGAGAGATATCTCATAAAATACTGCCGAAAGCACTTGATGAAGGCGCTTTGATATCTAGTTTAAAAAGTCAGATCTCAAGCCTAAACGCGGGTTTAACAGATGCAAAAATTGAGCTTTTCTGTTATGATTTCCCTGACAAAATTGATGAAAAATGGATTTATGATTTATATCTTATCGCTCTTGAGATAATAAATAACGCGTTAAAACATGGTAACGCGGAGTTAATCACCATCGAGCTTTATAAGTATCCCAAAAACTACCATTTTCAATTTACTGATGATGGGTTCGGCTTCGATCTGCAGAAAACAATCAAGGGCTTTGGGCTCGAAAATATCGAAAAGAGAGTAAATTACTACAAAGGTAATTTCGAAATCAGTAGTGTTAAAAACGAAGGCACTATTATCCAGATCGATATCCCTTCCAATAATTAA
- the rplS gene encoding 50S ribosomal protein L19, translated as MDLVKFVEEQAIAKKDFPAFKSGDTVSVHYKIREGNKERIQIYQGVVIQRNSAGANETFTVRKMSNSIGVERIFPINSPNIEKVEVNSYGKVRRAKLFYLRALTGKAARIKSLRK; from the coding sequence ATGGATTTAGTAAAATTTGTTGAAGAGCAGGCCATCGCAAAAAAAGATTTTCCTGCGTTCAAGTCTGGCGATACAGTGAGCGTGCACTATAAAATTCGCGAAGGTAATAAGGAACGTATCCAAATTTACCAAGGTGTTGTGATACAACGTAACAGTGCTGGCGCTAACGAAACTTTCACAGTTCGTAAAATGAGCAACAGTATTGGGGTTGAGCGTATTTTCCCTATCAATTCTCCAAACATTGAGAAGGTAGAAGTAAATAGCTATGGTAAAGTTCGTAGAGCGAAATTGTTCTATTTACGTGCTTTAACTGGTAAAGCTGCCCGTATCAAATCTTTGAGAAAATAA
- the hpt gene encoding hypoxanthine phosphoribosyltransferase, whose translation MHKIKVEDKEFEIFLENDTLNKRIRLLGIQMNVDYEGRCPLFIGVLNGSFLFLADLIKEINIPCEVSFMRVASYEGTASSGNVKELIGLPDNIEGRDIIIVEDIVDTGLTLTHILKTIKEKNPASIKVASLLLKPGALKHEIEELEYVGFEIPNEFVVGYGLDYNGLGRNLTDIYRATEA comes from the coding sequence ATGCACAAAATAAAAGTAGAGGATAAAGAGTTCGAGATATTTTTAGAAAATGATACACTAAATAAAAGGATTCGTTTGCTGGGCATCCAGATGAATGTTGACTATGAGGGCAGGTGCCCTCTGTTTATCGGCGTGCTAAACGGCAGTTTCTTGTTTCTGGCCGACTTGATCAAAGAAATTAACATACCCTGCGAAGTTTCTTTTATGCGTGTGGCTTCTTACGAAGGAACAGCAAGCTCTGGAAATGTAAAAGAATTAATCGGACTGCCCGATAACATCGAAGGCAGAGATATTATCATTGTGGAAGATATTGTTGATACAGGCTTAACCTTAACACATATTTTAAAAACGATAAAAGAAAAAAATCCGGCTTCAATTAAAGTAGCGTCTCTTTTACTTAAGCCAGGTGCGCTAAAACATGAAATTGAAGAACTGGAATACGTTGGTTTTGAAATACCTAATGAGTTTGTGGTGGGTTATGGACTAGATTATAATGGGCTTGGCAGAAACTTAACCGATATTTATAGAGCAACTGAGGCATAA
- a CDS encoding helix-turn-helix transcriptional regulator, with translation MKNNLRVQRAIKNITQAELADLIQVSRQTINTIESGKYVPSTVLALKMARVFDKPVEEIFELEDGD, from the coding sequence ATGAAAAATAACCTTCGTGTACAACGGGCAATCAAAAATATAACACAGGCCGAACTTGCTGATTTAATTCAGGTTTCCAGGCAGACCATAAATACCATCGAATCAGGAAAGTATGTTCCATCAACCGTATTGGCGCTAAAAATGGCCCGGGTTTTTGATAAGCCCGTTGAGGAAATATTTGAGCTGGAGGATGGCGATTAA
- the trmD gene encoding tRNA (guanosine(37)-N1)-methyltransferase TrmD: protein MRFDIITVLPALLESPFAHSILQRAQKKGIAEIVVHNLRDYATNKQKSVDDYQYGGGSGMVMSIEPFAACIEKLQAEREYDEIIFMSPDGVTLNQSTANELSIKKNIIILCGHYKGIDQRIRDIFVTREISVGDYVLSGGELPAAIVVDAVVRLIPGVLNDETSALSDSFQGELLDAPVYTRPADWRGHKVPDVLLSGHEAKVNEWRHEQALERTKTRRPDLLE, encoded by the coding sequence ATGCGTTTTGATATTATAACAGTCTTGCCTGCTTTATTAGAAAGTCCGTTTGCTCATTCTATTTTGCAGCGAGCACAAAAAAAAGGTATAGCCGAAATTGTTGTGCATAACCTGAGGGATTATGCCACCAACAAACAAAAAAGTGTAGACGATTACCAATATGGCGGAGGTAGCGGTATGGTAATGAGTATTGAGCCTTTTGCGGCCTGTATCGAAAAACTTCAGGCAGAAAGGGAATATGATGAGATCATTTTCATGAGCCCAGACGGTGTTACTTTAAACCAGAGCACAGCCAACGAACTCTCTATTAAAAAGAACATCATCATTTTGTGTGGCCACTATAAGGGCATAGATCAGCGTATACGGGATATCTTTGTTACCAGGGAGATATCGGTAGGTGATTATGTTTTAAGTGGCGGAGAGCTCCCTGCTGCAATTGTGGTAGATGCTGTTGTGCGTTTAATTCCTGGTGTTTTAAATGATGAAACTTCTGCACTATCTGATAGTTTTCAGGGAGAATTGCTTGATGCACCTGTATATACCCGTCCCGCAGACTGGCGTGGACATAAAGTGCCTGATGTTTTATTAAGCGGACACGAGGCAAAGGTGAACGAGTGGAGACACGAACAGGCCTTAGAACGGACTAAAACCCGCCGTCCTGACCTTTTAGAATAA
- the rimM gene encoding ribosome maturation factor RimM (Essential for efficient processing of 16S rRNA) has product MKHEEAFYIGYVTKTRGLKGEVQVFFEFDEYEQLEFDVVFADMNGKLVPYFVASAKLQANKTGYFNFDDADHIDKVQPLLKKKLYLPLSQMPEREEGEFLYTDFKGFMAIDETLGELGEILEVNEYPQQFVATVMYKETEILFPLNEDFIVEYDEDEKTLTLDLPEGLLDIYLES; this is encoded by the coding sequence ATGAAACACGAAGAAGCATTTTATATAGGTTACGTTACTAAAACGAGGGGTTTAAAAGGAGAAGTTCAGGTATTTTTCGAATTTGATGAATACGAACAACTCGAATTTGATGTGGTATTTGCCGATATGAATGGTAAACTTGTTCCATATTTTGTGGCTTCGGCAAAACTACAAGCCAATAAAACAGGCTATTTTAACTTTGATGATGCCGATCATATCGATAAAGTGCAGCCCTTATTAAAAAAGAAATTATACCTACCCCTATCGCAAATGCCTGAACGCGAAGAAGGCGAATTTTTATATACCGATTTTAAAGGTTTCATGGCCATTGATGAAACGCTTGGTGAACTAGGAGAAATACTGGAAGTAAACGAATACCCACAACAATTTGTGGCTACGGTGATGTATAAAGAAACCGAAATTTTGTTCCCGCTAAATGAAGATTTTATTGTAGAATACGACGAGGATGAAAAAACATTAACCCTCGATTTACCAGAAGGTTTGCTCGATATTTATCTGGAAAGCTAA
- a CDS encoding response regulator transcription factor — MPKQIVICDDHLLFLNGISELLKNTGNNYGIFKFSDVHSCRNHLMHNIADVFICDLNINHFDGFVLIEELRSQLKNTKIIVLTAYYEDFLIQKAKKLGVNAFLKKETPAEELISIIESNKDTTFYTNKSYKKGESVYSAIDGSIVNKFRISKQEKAIIKLIIKGLTSKEIAEVLFISITTVTTHRKNIHRKLEINNSSSLIKFAHENNLLD, encoded by the coding sequence ATGCCCAAACAGATCGTTATTTGTGATGACCATTTACTTTTTTTAAACGGCATTTCCGAATTGCTTAAAAATACCGGGAACAACTATGGCATTTTTAAATTCAGCGATGTACATTCCTGTAGAAACCATTTAATGCATAACATTGCTGATGTTTTCATCTGTGATTTAAATATTAACCACTTTGATGGGTTTGTATTGATTGAAGAACTCAGATCCCAACTAAAAAACACCAAAATAATTGTTCTTACTGCTTATTACGAAGATTTTCTGATTCAAAAAGCAAAGAAACTGGGGGTTAATGCTTTCCTCAAAAAAGAAACACCTGCCGAAGAACTTATCAGTATTATCGAATCAAATAAAGACACAACGTTTTATACCAATAAGAGTTATAAAAAAGGCGAGAGTGTGTATAGTGCCATTGATGGTTCAATTGTCAATAAATTCCGGATATCTAAACAGGAAAAAGCGATCATTAAACTAATCATTAAAGGATTAACCAGTAAAGAGATTGCTGAAGTGCTGTTTATCAGCATAACCACCGTAACTACTCATCGCAAGAATATCCACCGGAAGTTGGAAATCAATAATAGCAGTTCGCTCATTAAATTTGCTCATGAGAATAATCTACTTGATTAG
- a CDS encoding WG repeat-containing protein: MKQLFTAVLSVLAIAGYAQDLSPKKNESGKYGFVDKAGKEVIPFKYEKAGYSFHEGLIAVKLDGKYGFIDQTGKVVIPFRYDDAIYFKDGFAQVELNGKSGYIDKTGKEITALKYDVAFDFYEGIAKVRLDEKYGFIDATGREITPLKYEDGNNFKNGYASVKLKNKWGFIDKTGKEFTKFKYDYAKDFNDGVAPVEKNKLYGAIDKNGNEIIPFKYRFIADFEEGLAKVGLNGREGFINTTGEEVIPIKYDAVGSFENGVARFRLNGRWGAMDKTGKEITR; encoded by the coding sequence ATGAAACAACTATTTACAGCAGTACTAAGTGTGCTGGCTATTGCGGGTTATGCGCAAGATTTAAGTCCAAAAAAGAATGAAAGTGGAAAATATGGATTTGTAGATAAAGCAGGGAAAGAAGTGATCCCTTTTAAGTACGAAAAGGCTGGATATAGTTTCCACGAAGGATTGATTGCTGTTAAACTAGACGGAAAATATGGCTTTATAGATCAGACAGGGAAAGTGGTTATTCCCTTCAGATATGATGATGCCATTTATTTTAAGGATGGATTTGCGCAGGTTGAGTTAAATGGAAAATCGGGTTATATTGATAAAACAGGTAAGGAAATCACGGCCTTAAAATACGATGTTGCATTTGATTTTTATGAAGGTATTGCCAAGGTGAGGCTAGACGAGAAGTATGGTTTTATTGACGCTACAGGTAGAGAAATTACGCCTTTAAAGTACGAGGATGGGAATAACTTTAAAAATGGTTATGCCAGTGTGAAACTAAAAAATAAATGGGGTTTTATTGATAAAACAGGCAAAGAGTTTACAAAGTTTAAATATGACTATGCAAAAGATTTTAATGATGGGGTTGCTCCTGTTGAAAAGAATAAACTCTATGGCGCCATTGATAAAAACGGAAACGAAATCATCCCTTTCAAGTATAGGTTCATCGCTGATTTTGAGGAAGGTTTAGCTAAAGTTGGGCTTAACGGTAGAGAGGGTTTTATAAACACAACAGGCGAAGAAGTTATCCCGATTAAATACGATGCGGTTGGCAGCTTTGAGAATGGAGTGGCCCGGTTTAGATTAAATGGCAGATGGGGAGCAATGGATAAAACAGGTAAAGAAATTACACGATAA